Proteins encoded within one genomic window of Patescibacteria group bacterium:
- a CDS encoding DUF3850 domain-containing protein, with translation MKIEKKIWPEYFRAILDGRKNFELRLADFNVGEGDILVLREWNPEKKEYTGRSLEKEVKYTLKIKETNFWPKEEVDKYGYQVIGF, from the coding sequence ATGAAAATTGAGAAAAAAATTTGGCCGGAATATTTTCGGGCGATTTTGGATGGCAGAAAAAATTTTGAGTTGCGGCTGGCCGATTTTAATGTTGGTGAAGGCGATATTTTAGTTTTGCGGGAGTGGAATCCTGAAAAGAAAGAATATACAGGCCGGAGTCTGGAAAAAGAAGTCAAATATACCTTAAAAATAAAAGAGACGAATTTTTGGCCGAAAGAAGAGGTTGATAAATATGGCTATCAGGTTATTGGTTTTTGA
- the mreC gene encoding rod shape-determining protein MreC yields MLRMKSKNNIFILAAVIGLLIFLHFIKILSPLEDIIIRSISPFASRIYSTSFSLRLALSERSDREELSAVLKDIQAEMNQIKAENSRLKSIEEENEKLRQYLKFSTKKEYNYVLANVVSRGMFVDSIGGEQSIIIDKGAADSLTVNLAAVNSQGIVVGKIAEVKGNTAKIYFITSGNCKLAAAIQEGENGQGGANKTIGIAEGELGLTIKMDFIPQAEKIKVGDTVVTSGLEEDIPAGLIIGRVVQVDRTSNEIWQKATIEPLVNLNELTIISILRPQGMKF; encoded by the coding sequence ATGTTAAGAATGAAATCAAAAAATAATATTTTTATATTGGCGGCAGTTATTGGGCTGCTTATTTTTTTGCACTTTATCAAAATTTTATCTCCTTTGGAGGATATAATTATAAGGTCAATAAGCCCGTTTGCCAGCCGGATTTATTCTACAAGCTTTTCCTTGCGGCTGGCATTGAGCGAACGGTCGGATAGGGAAGAATTATCGGCCGTCTTGAAAGATATTCAAGCCGAAATGAATCAGATTAAGGCGGAAAACTCCAGGCTTAAATCAATTGAAGAAGAAAATGAAAAATTGCGCCAGTATTTAAAATTTTCCACGAAAAAAGAGTATAATTATGTCTTGGCCAATGTTGTTTCCCGAGGCATGTTTGTTGATTCAATAGGGGGAGAACAGAGCATAATTATTGATAAGGGAGCCGCGGATTCTTTAACGGTTAATTTAGCCGCGGTAAACAGCCAGGGAATTGTTGTTGGCAAAATAGCGGAGGTAAAAGGCAATACGGCAAAAATTTACTTTATCACCAGCGGCAATTGTAAACTGGCCGCGGCTATTCAGGAAGGGGAGAATGGGCAAGGCGGCGCAAACAAAACTATCGGCATTGCGGAGGGAGAATTGGGCCTCACCATAAAAATGGATTTTATTCCCCAGGCTGAGAAGATAAAAGTTGGCGATACGGTAGTGACTTCCGGTTTAGAGGAGGATATTCCGGCCGGGTTGATAATAGGCAGGGTGGTTCAAGTGGATAGAACCAGCAACGAGATCTGGCAAAAAGCGACGATTGAGCCCTTGGTAAATCTAAACGAACTCACAATAATTTCCATTTTGCGGCCGCAAGGAATGAAATTTTAA
- a CDS encoding TPM domain-containing protein — protein MAYYNPGTPSGFVNDYAGMMSESEKQSLEVKLVNFESQTSNEIAVVIIPSLDGDTIENFAVRLFEDWKIGKAKNDNGILVLVAKEDRQMRIEVGYGLEGALTDAQSFWIIDGIMKPAFREEKYYEGIDQAIDKVIAATQGEYIPESQARESSGSFDWETIFWLGLFAMIWMASILGRSKSWWVGGVIGGIIGIVIGLIKGFLFFGLASIAILIPFGLLFDFIVSKNYAKHKAGGTIPWWIGGGRGGRGGFGGGGFGGFGGGFSGGGGASGRW, from the coding sequence TTGGCTTATTATAATCCGGGAACGCCGAGCGGTTTTGTCAATGATTACGCGGGAATGATGAGCGAGAGCGAAAAGCAAAGTTTGGAAGTTAAATTGGTGAATTTTGAAAGCCAGACCAGCAATGAAATCGCGGTAGTGATAATCCCAAGTTTAGATGGAGACACGATTGAAAATTTCGCGGTCCGGCTTTTTGAAGACTGGAAAATCGGCAAAGCCAAAAACGACAACGGCATTTTAGTTTTAGTGGCCAAAGAAGACAGGCAGATGCGGATTGAAGTGGGGTATGGTTTGGAGGGAGCTCTGACCGACGCCCAGAGTTTTTGGATTATTGACGGTATAATGAAGCCGGCTTTTCGGGAGGAAAAATATTATGAAGGCATAGATCAGGCGATTGATAAAGTAATCGCGGCGACCCAGGGAGAATATATTCCGGAAAGCCAAGCGAGAGAATCTTCCGGAAGCTTTGATTGGGAAACTATTTTTTGGCTGGGCCTTTTTGCCATGATATGGATGGCCAGTATCCTGGGCCGGAGCAAATCCTGGTGGGTAGGCGGAGTTATTGGCGGGATCATAGGGATTGTTATCGGTTTAATTAAAGGATTTTTGTTTTTTGGTCTAGCGTCTATCGCGATTTTAATTCCTTTTGGCTTGTTGTTTGATTTTATTGTTTCCAAAAATTATGCCAAACATAAAGCCGGCGGCACGATTCCCTGGTGGATTGGCGGCGGACGCGGCGGCAGAGGCGGATTTGGCGGGGGAGGATTCGGCGGTTTCGGCGGCGGGTTTTCCGGCGGTGGCGGAGCCAGCGGAAGATGGTAG
- the ruvA gene encoding Holliday junction branch migration protein RuvA: MISYLKGKVLGKGQNFAIVEVGNVGYKVFLNSAALLKVEIGKEVELYTHQYVREDALDLYGFKTSEELEFFELLLSISGIGPKSALGVLATASVANIKESISRGDPSLLTKVSGIGRKTAERVVLELREKIDHLSYAGKTKAGDGAAVSGEEIDALMALGYSMQQAREALRQVDGKIKDSGERIRQALKKMGR; this comes from the coding sequence ATGATTTCATATTTAAAAGGAAAAGTTTTAGGCAAGGGGCAGAATTTTGCGATTGTGGAGGTTGGCAATGTCGGCTATAAAGTTTTTCTAAACTCGGCCGCTTTGCTTAAGGTGGAAATTGGCAAAGAGGTAGAATTGTATACCCATCAGTATGTGCGGGAAGACGCTTTGGATTTATACGGATTCAAAACTTCGGAAGAACTAGAATTTTTTGAATTATTGCTATCCATTTCCGGAATTGGACCCAAGTCGGCTTTGGGGGTTTTGGCTACTGCCAGCGTGGCTAACATAAAGGAATCCATTTCCCGCGGGGATCCATCCCTTTTAACCAAAGTTTCCGGCATTGGCCGGAAAACCGCGGAAAGAGTTGTTTTAGAATTAAGGGAAAAGATTGACCACTTGTCTTATGCCGGCAAAACAAAAGCGGGTGACGGAGCGGCGGTAAGCGGAGAAGAGATAGACGCTTTAATGGCCCTGGGATATTCTATGCAACAGGCGCGGGAAGCTTTAAGGCAGGTGGATGGGAAAATTAAAGACAGCGGCGAAAGAATAAGGCAGGCGCTGAAAAAAATGGGAAGATAA
- a CDS encoding PfkB family carbohydrate kinase, whose translation MKYDMITIGGATEDITFYTHEGILMDNKRDILRQKLLAFEYGAKMKIDKSYSTFGGGAANGAVNFAGLGFRVASLIAVGDDERGQRVLANLKKHKVDTRLAQKVKGIETGFSFILINPEKIVFSDRAANSELRIKKLELRSLRNSKWAFITSLSGKWEEVLAKSFSVKGLKTAWNPGHAQLHGGIKKLKKFIAKTDVFFVNKDEAIELVVSDPGYKNKPHKFLNNIKELLKIIKAWGPEIVVITNGKHGADAYDGRKFYHQNILKEKKRVDTTGVGDAFNSSFVAGLELYKGDIAKAMHLGIRNTASVIAEQGAQNGLLKKKDLRIKI comes from the coding sequence ATGAAATACGACATGATCACTATTGGCGGAGCCACCGAGGATATAACTTTTTACACCCATGAAGGAATTTTAATGGACAACAAAAGGGATATTTTAAGGCAGAAATTGCTGGCCTTTGAATATGGCGCCAAAATGAAAATTGATAAATCTTACTCCACTTTCGGCGGCGGGGCGGCCAACGGAGCGGTTAACTTCGCTGGGCTGGGATTTCGGGTGGCGAGCTTAATCGCTGTTGGCGATGATGAAAGGGGCCAGAGGGTTTTGGCTAATTTGAAGAAGCATAAGGTAGATACGAGATTAGCGCAAAAAGTAAAAGGCATTGAAACCGGCTTTTCTTTTATCCTGATCAACCCGGAGAAAATCGTTTTTTCCGACCGGGCAGCGAACTCGGAATTAAGAATTAAGAAGTTAGAATTAAGAAGTTTGAGGAATTCCAAATGGGCTTTTATAACTTCTTTGTCGGGGAAATGGGAGGAAGTTTTGGCTAAATCATTCTCGGTCAAGGGATTGAAAACCGCCTGGAACCCGGGGCATGCCCAGCTTCATGGAGGCATAAAAAAATTGAAGAAATTTATAGCCAAAACCGATGTTTTTTTTGTCAATAAAGACGAGGCCATAGAATTGGTTGTGTCCGACCCCGGATATAAAAACAAACCCCATAAGTTTTTAAATAATATAAAAGAATTATTAAAAATCATAAAAGCCTGGGGTCCGGAAATTGTGGTCATAACTAACGGCAAACACGGCGCGGACGCCTATGACGGAAGAAAATTTTACCACCAAAACATCTTAAAAGAAAAAAAGCGGGTTGACACCACCGGCGTAGGCGATGCTTTCAATTCTTCATTCGTGGCCGGGTTAGAACTTTATAAAGGCGATATTGCCAAGGCTATGCATTTGGGCATAAGAAATACGGCTTCGGTTATTGCCGAGCAGGGAGCGCAGAATGGGCTGCTCAAGAAAAAAGATTTAAGAATTAAGATTTAA
- a CDS encoding dTDP-4-dehydrorhamnose 3,5-epimerase family protein produces the protein MIEGVIIKKLKKFEDERGWLAEIFRQDEDGFLPAMSYISLTKPGVTRGPHEHVRQSDRFVFVGPGSFELYLWDRRENSKTKGESMRLEVGASNPVLVIVPPGVAHGYKCVSAEEGMSINLPDKLYKGEEKKEEVDEIRWEDRQDSPYKII, from the coding sequence ATGATAGAAGGTGTCATTATAAAAAAATTAAAAAAATTTGAGGACGAACGAGGCTGGCTGGCGGAAATTTTTCGGCAGGATGAAGATGGTTTTTTGCCGGCGATGAGCTATATTAGCTTGACTAAGCCGGGTGTAACGCGCGGACCGCATGAGCATGTTCGTCAATCCGACCGGTTCGTTTTTGTCGGGCCGGGTAGTTTTGAACTTTATCTTTGGGACAGGCGGGAGAATTCCAAGACCAAGGGCGAAAGCATGAGATTGGAGGTTGGGGCGTCAAATCCTGTTTTAGTGATTGTGCCCCCGGGAGTGGCGCATGGCTATAAATGCGTTTCCGCCGAAGAAGGGATGAGCATTAATTTACCGGATAAATTATACAAAGGCGAGGAGAAAAAAGAAGAAGTTGACGAGATTAGATGGGAGGATAGACAAGACTCGCCCTATAAAATTATATAA
- a CDS encoding NGG1p interacting factor NIF3, which translates to MTIQQIYDLAVKMGIKADLRGEKRVKENLARLKVKYEKMSKEEKEEFDKEKLTNPYSDSRILFSGGKKEIKKILVGIDMEGEELLLADKMGDIDLVIAHHPEGPALADLHGVMDLQAEVLAGYGVPINIAESVIKPRISEVGRGVSSANHNRSVDIAKVLGLNFMCVHTPCDNLGANYLEKLLKKRKPEFVEDILKILKEIPEFKEAVNRKAGPKLFVGNPEDRCGKVVVTEFTGGTSGSKDIYEKMSQYGIGTVIGMHMSEEHRKEAEKVHINVVIAGHMASDSLGLNLFLDELEKKGIKVVPVSGLIRVKRK; encoded by the coding sequence ATGACTATTCAACAAATTTACGATTTAGCGGTGAAGATGGGCATCAAGGCTGACCTTCGCGGCGAGAAAAGAGTCAAAGAAAATTTAGCCAGACTAAAGGTTAAATACGAAAAAATGAGCAAAGAAGAAAAGGAAGAGTTTGATAAGGAAAAATTAACCAATCCTTATAGCGATTCCCGAATTTTATTTTCCGGCGGGAAAAAAGAAATAAAAAAAATTCTGGTCGGAATTGATATGGAGGGAGAAGAGCTGCTCCTCGCCGATAAAATGGGCGATATTGATTTGGTAATTGCCCATCATCCGGAAGGGCCGGCTTTGGCGGATTTGCACGGGGTAATGGATTTGCAGGCTGAAGTTTTGGCCGGATACGGCGTGCCGATTAATATTGCCGAATCAGTTATAAAACCCCGAATTTCCGAAGTCGGACGCGGCGTATCTTCGGCTAATCATAACCGCAGCGTTGATATAGCCAAAGTTTTGGGCCTTAATTTTATGTGCGTCCATACGCCTTGCGATAATTTGGGCGCGAACTATTTGGAAAAATTATTAAAAAAGAGAAAACCGGAGTTTGTTGAAGACATTTTAAAAATTTTAAAAGAAATTCCGGAGTTTAAGGAGGCGGTTAACCGAAAAGCCGGGCCAAAGCTGTTCGTGGGCAATCCGGAAGACAGGTGCGGCAAGGTGGTAGTGACCGAATTTACCGGCGGCACTTCCGGCTCCAAAGATATTTACGAAAAAATGTCCCAATACGGAATCGGCACGGTTATTGGCATGCATATGAGTGAAGAACACAGAAAAGAAGCAGAGAAAGTCCATATCAATGTCGTGATTGCCGGGCATATGGCTTCTGATTCCTTGGGCCTTAATTTATTTTTAGACGAACTGGAAAAGAAAGGCATAAAAGTAGTGCCGGTTTCCGGACTGATTAGAGTAAAAAGAAAGTAA
- a CDS encoding His/Gly/Thr/Pro-type tRNA ligase C-terminal domain-containing protein yields the protein MLQSKLFTKTVKELPKDETSFNAKELIRAGFIDKLAAGVYSFLPLGLRVHEKIFRIIREEMNAIGGQEILMPALIPKESWTTTNRWENFDALFKLAGGDKKEYGLGATHEEVVTPLAKKFVFSYKDLPAAVYQIQTKFRNELRPKAGLIRGREFSMKDLYSFHTDEKDLDKFYEIAIESYFKILARCGLGRLTYLTYASGGTFSKYSHEFQTLAKTGEDTIYLCEKCKVAVNKEIIEEQKVCPKCGKKDFREEKAVEVGNIFKLDTRFSRPFGFSYMDEKGKKQDVVMGCYGIGPSRLMGTIVEVCHDEKGIIWPEEIAPFLVHLIEVRSKEAKIKKEAEKLYEDLEKAGAEVLYDDREDVSAGQKFADADLIGCPYRLVVSEKTLEKDSVEVKRRGEEEVELVKISEIAKYITHNA from the coding sequence ATGCTTCAATCAAAACTTTTTACTAAAACCGTAAAGGAATTGCCAAAAGATGAAACTAGTTTTAACGCCAAAGAATTGATTCGGGCTGGCTTTATAGACAAGCTGGCGGCCGGGGTTTATTCTTTTTTGCCTTTGGGTTTGCGCGTGCACGAAAAAATTTTTCGGATCATCCGGGAGGAGATGAATGCGATTGGCGGGCAGGAAATTTTAATGCCGGCCTTAATCCCGAAAGAAAGCTGGACGACAACCAACCGCTGGGAAAATTTTGACGCTCTATTTAAATTAGCCGGAGGAGACAAAAAAGAATACGGCCTGGGAGCGACGCACGAAGAAGTCGTAACGCCTTTGGCAAAGAAATTTGTTTTTTCCTATAAAGACCTGCCCGCGGCTGTTTATCAGATTCAGACCAAATTCAGGAACGAACTTCGGCCCAAAGCGGGTTTAATAAGAGGCCGGGAATTTTCCATGAAAGATTTGTATTCTTTTCATACGGACGAAAAAGATTTAGATAAATTTTATGAAATAGCGATTGAAAGCTATTTTAAAATACTTGCCCGTTGCGGATTAGGCAGGCTTACTTATTTGACTTACGCTTCGGGCGGGACTTTTTCCAAGTATTCCCACGAATTCCAAACTTTGGCCAAAACCGGAGAAGATACTATTTATCTTTGCGAAAAATGCAAGGTTGCCGTAAACAAAGAAATTATTGAAGAGCAAAAAGTCTGCCCAAAATGCGGGAAAAAAGATTTCCGGGAAGAAAAAGCGGTTGAAGTGGGGAATATTTTTAAATTAGACACTCGTTTTTCCAGGCCTTTCGGTTTTTCTTATATGGATGAAAAAGGGAAAAAACAAGATGTGGTTATGGGTTGTTATGGGATTGGCCCGAGCCGTTTAATGGGGACGATCGTGGAAGTCTGCCATGACGAGAAAGGCATAATTTGGCCGGAAGAAATTGCCCCGTTCCTGGTTCATCTGATTGAAGTGAGAAGCAAAGAAGCAAAAATTAAAAAGGAAGCGGAAAAATTGTATGAAGATTTGGAAAAAGCCGGGGCTGAAGTTCTGTATGATGACCGGGAGGACGTTAGCGCCGGACAAAAATTTGCGGACGCAGATTTAATTGGCTGCCCGTATCGGTTAGTCGTGAGCGAGAAAACTTTAGAAAAAGATAGCGTGGAAGTGAAGAGACGTGGTGAAGAGGAAGTGGAGTTAGTAAAGATTAGTGAAATTGCAAAATACATAACACATAACGCGTAA
- a CDS encoding tRNA 4-thiouridine(8) synthase ThiI, translating into MVKALVLLSGGLDSMLAAKILAEQGIEVTGISFASCFFGTTKAEKAAQQLGIKFKKIEFKDEHLGMVKNPASGYGKCLNPCIDCHALMIKRAGEIAKKEGYDFIATGEVLGQRPMSQNKEALKRVEKLAGIEVLRPLSALLLPETEIEKKGLVDRKKLLDITGRGRERQMELAKKYGLTYPSPAGGCLLTDPAFSQRAREMIKNWPECGPEDIELLKHGRVFWVNARKERINTKENTRMGRIKTKSTNFIPALVVVGRDREDCEALEKLVKKEDVMMELEEEVGPFTLIRNPNAKILMTNQIQMPKSKIPEELDVRELRLEEVKDDKKILEMAGLLTGWYAAKARGKNVAYRITPVCR; encoded by the coding sequence ATGGTAAAAGCTTTAGTATTACTTTCCGGCGGGCTGGATTCAATGCTGGCGGCAAAAATTTTAGCCGAACAAGGGATTGAAGTGACGGGGATTAGTTTTGCCAGTTGTTTTTTTGGAACAACAAAAGCGGAGAAAGCCGCGCAACAACTTGGCATAAAATTTAAAAAAATAGAATTTAAGGATGAACATCTGGGAATGGTAAAAAATCCGGCTTCGGGTTATGGAAAATGCCTTAATCCCTGCATTGATTGCCACGCTTTAATGATAAAGCGGGCCGGAGAAATAGCGAAAAAAGAAGGTTATGATTTTATTGCCACTGGTGAAGTTCTAGGACAGAGACCGATGTCGCAAAATAAGGAAGCGTTAAAAAGAGTAGAGAAGCTGGCCGGAATAGAAGTCCTGCGGCCTTTGTCAGCTTTGCTTTTGCCGGAAACGGAAATAGAAAAGAAAGGATTAGTAGATAGAAAAAAATTACTTGATATAACCGGCCGGGGGAGAGAAAGACAGATGGAATTGGCAAAAAAATATGGCCTTACTTATCCATCTCCGGCTGGCGGCTGCTTATTAACTGATCCGGCTTTTAGCCAAAGAGCGCGGGAGATGATAAAAAATTGGCCGGAATGCGGGCCGGAAGATATAGAATTATTAAAGCACGGGCGAGTGTTCTGGGTTAATGCACGAAAGGAACGAATTAACACGAAAGAAAATACACGAATGGGACGAATTAAAACAAAAAGCACTAATTTTATTCCGGCTTTAGTGGTGGTGGGGAGAGATAGGGAGGATTGTGAGGCGCTGGAGAAGTTGGTAAAAAAGGAGGATGTAATGATGGAGCTAGAAGAGGAGGTAGGACCGTTCACCCTTATAAGAAATCCAAATGCCAAAATCCTAATGACAAATCAAATCCAAATGCCAAAATCAAAAATTCCGGAAGAATTGGATGTTAGAGAGCTAAGGCTGGAGGAAGTTAAGGATGACAAAAAAATTTTGGAAATGGCGGGATTGCTGACTGGGTGGTATGCGGCTAAGGCAAGAGGGAAGAACGTCGCATATCGCATAACGCCTGTCTGCCGATAG
- a CDS encoding rod shape-determining protein: MFNKILGKFSKDLGIDLGTKNTLVYSNDKGIVINEPSVVAVNMRTDEVLAVGEEAKKMIGKTPAHIQAIKPLVDGVISDFEVTEKMLKYFIDKAHGESFVLVPRPRVVIGIPLDITEVERKAVEDAAKSAGARQVFLVEESMAAAIGARLPVVESIATMVVDIGGGTTEIAVISLGGVVTWKSLRLAGNELDNNIIEYIREEFNILVGEQLAEEVKVKIGSAVSLKSPLEIEVRGRDLINGLPKAVTISDAQVREAMSRTIKQIIDNIKITLETTPPELVSDIYEHGIFLTGGGALLRGLDKEIAQNTKIPVRVADDPLTCVVRGTGILLNDRELLDKIVLPSSEEL, from the coding sequence ATGTTTAATAAAATTTTAGGAAAATTCAGCAAGGATTTGGGTATTGACTTGGGCACAAAAAATACCTTGGTTTATTCCAATGACAAAGGCATAGTTATAAATGAACCGTCGGTAGTGGCCGTTAATATGAGGACGGACGAGGTTTTGGCGGTTGGCGAAGAAGCGAAAAAAATGATCGGGAAAACCCCGGCGCATATTCAGGCCATAAAACCCCTAGTAGACGGGGTGATTTCCGATTTCGAGGTGACGGAAAAGATGCTTAAATATTTCATTGATAAAGCCCATGGCGAGAGTTTCGTTTTGGTCCCCCGCCCGAGGGTGGTAATAGGCATCCCTTTGGACATTACGGAAGTGGAAAGAAAAGCCGTGGAAGATGCGGCCAAATCAGCCGGCGCTCGCCAAGTTTTTTTAGTGGAAGAATCAATGGCGGCGGCCATTGGCGCCCGGCTGCCGGTAGTTGAATCAATCGCGACGATGGTGGTTGACATTGGGGGAGGCACGACCGAGATCGCCGTTATTTCCTTGGGCGGAGTGGTAACCTGGAAGTCTTTGCGGCTGGCCGGAAACGAGCTTGATAATAATATCATTGAATATATCAGGGAGGAATTTAATATTTTAGTCGGGGAGCAGTTGGCCGAGGAAGTAAAAGTCAAGATCGGTTCAGCCGTTTCCCTAAAAAGTCCTTTGGAAATAGAAGTAAGAGGCAGGGATTTGATAAATGGTTTGCCAAAGGCGGTAACAATAAGCGACGCCCAGGTCAGGGAAGCGATGAGCCGGACAATAAAACAGATTATTGACAATATAAAAATAACCCTGGAAACTACCCCGCCGGAATTGGTTTCCGATATTTATGAACACGGAATATTTTTAACCGGCGGCGGGGCTTTGCTGCGGGGGCTTGATAAAGAAATCGCGCAAAATACAAAAATTCCGGTAAGGGTGGCCGACGACCCTTTAACCTGCGTGGTCAGGGGAACAGGGATTCTTCTTAATGACCGGGAATTGTTAGACAAGATAGTTTTACCTTCAAGCGAGGAATTATAG
- a CDS encoding LemA family protein: MKKFLIILVIVVVIVAGYGWSLYNKMVTGSENVDNAWAQVETQYQRRFDLIPNLVESVKGMMAQEQEIFGQLAEARTRYSGASSVSEKAEAATQVESALGRLLVIMENYPELKSAENVQTLMVQLEGTENRISVERKRYNDMARDFNVMVKRVPARWFASMFGFSQKTYFESVEGSETAPAVNF; this comes from the coding sequence ATGAAAAAATTTTTGATCATTCTGGTAATCGTCGTAGTTATTGTGGCCGGCTATGGCTGGAGCCTCTATAACAAGATGGTTACCGGATCGGAAAACGTTGATAATGCCTGGGCGCAGGTGGAGACCCAGTATCAACGCCGTTTTGATTTAATTCCGAATTTGGTGGAATCGGTCAAAGGCATGATGGCGCAGGAACAGGAAATTTTTGGGCAATTAGCTGAAGCCAGAACTCGCTATTCCGGAGCTTCTTCCGTGAGCGAGAAAGCTGAAGCCGCCACCCAGGTGGAAAGCGCCTTGGGCAGGTTGCTGGTTATTATGGAAAATTATCCGGAGTTGAAATCAGCCGAGAACGTCCAGACTTTGATGGTGCAATTGGAAGGCACGGAAAACCGGATTAGCGTGGAGCGCAAGAGGTACAATGATATGGCCCGCGATTTTAACGTCATGGTTAAAAGAGTGCCGGCGAGATGGTTTGCCTCTATGTTCGGGTTTAGCCAAAAGACTTATTTTGAGTCAGTTGAAGGCTCGGAAACAGCGCCAGCTGTAAATTTCTAA
- the mreD gene encoding rod shape-determining protein MreD — protein MYLKIFLNLILVYVLAVIQVSFVAALPLGMSNLNLILIFLIFILMLSGFRLSLGWAAGAGFLLDAYSFSPFGVYLISLFFTVLLANFLLANFFTDRSLYSFMALTFFSTLFYSLLFYFLVYLFSFPEIKINFLRAGDFWSALVYQLFFNLLSVFLLFYIVSFASKRLKPVFLERPSGHL, from the coding sequence ATGTATTTAAAGATTTTTCTTAATTTAATTTTGGTATATGTTTTAGCCGTTATTCAGGTATCTTTTGTCGCCGCCCTGCCTTTGGGAATGAGTAACCTTAATTTAATTTTAATTTTTCTGATTTTCATCCTTATGCTTAGCGGTTTTAGGCTTTCTTTGGGCTGGGCGGCCGGCGCCGGGTTTTTGCTTGATGCTTATTCTTTTTCTCCTTTCGGCGTTTATTTGATTTCCTTGTTTTTCACAGTCCTGCTGGCCAATTTTCTTTTGGCTAATTTTTTTACCGACCGCTCTCTTTATTCTTTTATGGCTTTAACTTTTTTTTCCACTCTTTTTTACAGTCTTCTTTTTTATTTTTTGGTTTATTTATTTAGTTTTCCGGAGATAAAAATAAATTTTTTGAGGGCCGGAGATTTTTGGTCTGCTTTGGTTTACCAATTATTTTTTAATTTACTGTCCGTATTTTTACTTTTTTATATTGTTAGTTTCGCCAGCAAAAGATTAAAGCCGGTATTTTTAGAGAGGCCCTCCGGGCATTTATAA